The Endozoicomonas montiporae CL-33 genome contains a region encoding:
- a CDS encoding MotA/TolQ/ExbB proton channel family protein, with protein MSPGKFLEELFYKAPSELWTDIFICLILGIFVLAVYEASRKKHSRFLEHAPNVMTSLGILGTFTGIVIGLLHFQPDQIDTSINLLLEGLKTAFITSLVGLFASIVFKGLDAWKFAPMRDADNVKEDITPKDIYSQLSDQTDLLTQLRESLSGNEDGSLNGQLKNLRFDLQQATTKRESDQKAFAEKLWSQMENFAEVLSKSATEQAIKALDNVIQDFNQKLTTEFGENFKALDESVKKLVVWQEQYMEQLNQMSVQYGEGVSAIDSTREAVSIISEKTGEIPASMDQLKGVMEVNQHQIAELQRHLEAFVSMRDRAIEAVPEIQSKVEDVGLQLQQGAQEMQRVVSQGATEFSDSVNQTNAAIISMADSLTVNADSITTTLRDGSTEVSNKTRDMVGRLDHSSQHLQAEIERRITAALQSLKDNSETTLGGVESHIKGVVEQTGKNVNTQLKAMDDALQQELTRVMEKLGSTLGGIARKMTEEYNRMVTHTPPGNDRR; from the coding sequence ATGTCGCCCGGCAAATTTCTTGAAGAACTGTTTTACAAAGCCCCATCTGAATTGTGGACAGATATTTTTATCTGCCTGATCCTTGGTATTTTTGTCCTTGCTGTTTACGAGGCCAGTAGGAAAAAGCACTCCCGATTTCTTGAGCATGCCCCCAATGTTATGACATCGCTGGGTATTCTGGGGACGTTTACCGGTATTGTTATTGGTCTACTGCATTTCCAACCTGATCAAATTGACACCAGTATTAACCTGCTTCTGGAAGGTCTAAAAACAGCCTTTATCACCAGCCTGGTAGGTTTGTTTGCCTCTATCGTGTTTAAGGGTCTGGATGCTTGGAAGTTTGCACCCATGCGAGATGCCGACAATGTAAAGGAAGATATCACGCCAAAGGATATCTACAGTCAGCTTTCCGACCAGACCGACCTCCTTACCCAGCTACGTGAAAGCCTTTCTGGTAATGAAGATGGCTCTCTCAATGGTCAGTTAAAAAACCTTCGTTTTGATCTTCAACAGGCAACAACTAAACGTGAAAGTGATCAAAAAGCATTCGCCGAAAAATTATGGAGCCAAATGGAGAATTTCGCAGAAGTACTTTCCAAATCTGCAACTGAACAAGCAATAAAGGCACTTGATAATGTTATACAAGACTTTAATCAGAAGTTGACTACCGAATTTGGTGAGAACTTTAAAGCCCTTGATGAGTCCGTTAAAAAGCTGGTTGTCTGGCAGGAGCAGTACATGGAGCAGCTCAACCAAATGAGTGTTCAGTATGGTGAAGGTGTCAGTGCGATTGACAGCACAAGAGAAGCTGTATCCATTATCAGTGAAAAAACAGGAGAAATTCCTGCGTCGATGGATCAGCTTAAAGGTGTGATGGAAGTGAACCAGCATCAGATCGCAGAACTTCAGCGCCATCTTGAAGCCTTTGTCAGTATGCGAGATAGGGCTATCGAAGCAGTTCCAGAAATTCAGTCAAAGGTAGAGGATGTAGGACTGCAATTACAGCAGGGCGCACAGGAAATGCAGAGAGTTGTGTCCCAAGGGGCTACCGAATTTTCAGACTCCGTCAACCAAACCAATGCCGCTATCATTAGTATGGCTGATAGCCTCACTGTAAACGCTGACTCAATTACCACAACCTTACGGGATGGTTCGACAGAAGTCAGCAACAAAACCCGAGATATGGTAGGGCGTTTGGATCACAGCAGCCAACACCTGCAAGCTGAAATTGAGCGAAGAATTACGGCGGCCCTTCAATCACTGAAAGATAATAGCGAAACAACTCTTGGAGGTGTAGAAAGTCATATTAAAGGTGTTGTGGAGCAGACCGGAAAGAATGTTAATACTCAGCTTAAAGCAATGGATGATGCATTACAGCAAGAATTGACAAGAGTCATGGAGAAGCTTGGTAGTACATTGGGTGGCATTGCCCGCAAGATGACAGAAGAATATAACAGGATGGTGACTCATACCCCTCCCGGTAACGACAGGAGGTAG
- a CDS encoding DEAD/DEAH box helicase — protein MKFTLKDYQEEAVAEVLSNLHKAHKRWHDDRDIHSFSLTATTGAGKTVMAAAVFEALFHGDDDLNFEADPGAVVLWFSDDPSLNEQTRFRLFEASDRLNPSDLKVIDNSFSRETFEAGKVYFLNTQKLGKKSLLVRGHEPEGKNDELFPSTPPDLRAHSIWDTIQNTIEDPELTLYLVLDEAHRGMGKTSRQAQNDKSTIVKRLINGSGSVPAVPVVWGISATVERFQKAMAEAKGRSTLPDVKVDAAKVQDSGLLKDTINLDIPEKTGQFDTVLVRRATDKIKASSEAWAEYAKQQADTETVEPLMVLQVPNKPDSDDIGQALDTIFQQWPDLKRDSVAHVFGDHTSQSFGGYHVPHISPERVQDAKGIRILIAKDAISTGWDCPRAEVMVSFRPAKDKTHITQLLGRMVRTPLARRIPGNDRLNSVDCLLPFFDKKSVEDVAQALMTGGDGSDGSPLPGRRVLINPEEMKPNPSVPESVWDKLTSLPSQSLPKRNAKPVKRLTAIAHELAADGLLAGAGKLAHAEMHKVLDAASARYSAEIATARKAVMTVEGKSLRADLKGKDMSFDDFCEAADYAVIEDAYRRASRMFSPDLSRTYAEYLAYQNTDPDLLEEALMDAHADIAAMGLVSDVQEYLDAEADKMAKRWLNSYRIDIKNLSDERQEAYRQLKEMSKEPEDLDLVKPHSWMEATAVMEADETVTPLPTYKQHMLCNDKGEFPADMNDWEKEVVDTETKRSDFRAWYRNPSRPTQDSLGISHIESSEYKIMRPDFIFFSEKNDGEVVADIVDPHGTHFSDALPKLQGLARYAEEHSRVYRRIESIAKVRDTLRVLDLTDPAVRKAVNESEDAKSLFESALAINY, from the coding sequence ATGAAGTTTACCTTAAAAGACTATCAGGAAGAGGCTGTCGCTGAGGTACTCTCCAATCTACACAAAGCCCATAAACGGTGGCATGACGACAGGGACATCCACTCTTTTTCCCTGACTGCGACTACCGGTGCCGGTAAAACCGTTATGGCTGCGGCTGTTTTTGAAGCCCTGTTTCATGGCGACGATGATCTCAACTTTGAAGCCGATCCTGGCGCTGTGGTGCTCTGGTTCAGTGATGATCCGTCTTTGAATGAGCAGACCCGGTTTCGTCTGTTTGAAGCTTCTGACCGCCTGAACCCCAGCGACCTTAAAGTGATTGACAACAGCTTCAGCCGAGAAACGTTTGAGGCCGGAAAGGTTTATTTTCTGAATACTCAGAAACTGGGCAAGAAAAGCCTTTTGGTTCGCGGTCATGAACCGGAAGGTAAAAATGATGAACTGTTTCCCTCAACGCCACCAGACCTGAGAGCGCACAGTATCTGGGATACCATTCAAAATACCATTGAAGATCCCGAACTGACTTTGTACTTGGTACTGGACGAAGCACACAGAGGCATGGGTAAAACCTCCAGACAAGCACAAAATGACAAATCTACTATCGTAAAGCGCCTGATTAACGGGTCTGGTTCCGTTCCTGCCGTTCCCGTTGTATGGGGTATTTCAGCAACAGTAGAGCGATTTCAAAAAGCGATGGCGGAAGCCAAGGGGCGCAGCACTCTGCCAGACGTAAAAGTAGACGCTGCCAAAGTGCAAGACTCCGGCCTGCTTAAAGATACGATCAATCTGGATATTCCAGAAAAAACCGGTCAGTTCGATACTGTTCTGGTACGCCGAGCTACGGACAAGATAAAAGCTTCCAGTGAAGCGTGGGCAGAATACGCCAAACAACAAGCAGACACTGAGACTGTGGAACCGTTGATGGTTCTGCAAGTACCCAACAAACCCGATTCTGATGATATTGGTCAGGCATTGGATACAATTTTCCAACAATGGCCTGATCTTAAACGAGACTCGGTGGCTCATGTTTTTGGTGATCACACTAGCCAGTCATTCGGTGGTTATCATGTTCCTCATATCTCTCCTGAACGGGTGCAGGATGCCAAGGGTATTCGGATACTGATCGCCAAGGACGCAATCAGCACAGGTTGGGACTGCCCAAGAGCTGAAGTAATGGTGTCGTTTCGTCCCGCAAAAGATAAAACGCACATTACCCAGCTATTAGGACGTATGGTTCGCACACCTCTTGCTCGCAGGATTCCGGGGAATGATCGCCTGAATTCTGTAGACTGCCTGTTGCCTTTCTTTGATAAAAAGTCAGTTGAAGATGTGGCTCAAGCCCTGATGACAGGAGGGGATGGCAGTGATGGTAGCCCATTGCCGGGGCGCCGCGTGCTTATCAATCCAGAAGAGATGAAGCCAAACCCATCGGTGCCAGAATCGGTGTGGGACAAGCTAACCTCTCTACCGTCCCAGTCACTACCCAAACGTAATGCTAAACCTGTAAAGCGTTTAACTGCCATCGCCCATGAGCTGGCAGCCGACGGTCTGTTGGCAGGCGCAGGAAAATTGGCTCATGCAGAGATGCACAAAGTCTTGGATGCTGCCAGCGCCCGCTATTCGGCTGAAATTGCGACGGCTCGAAAAGCAGTCATGACGGTTGAAGGAAAAAGCCTGCGAGCGGACTTGAAAGGCAAGGACATGTCATTCGATGACTTTTGCGAAGCCGCCGATTACGCCGTGATAGAAGATGCTTATCGTCGGGCTTCACGAATGTTCAGCCCGGATTTATCCAGAACCTATGCTGAATATCTGGCTTATCAGAATACTGACCCAGATCTTCTTGAAGAAGCCCTGATGGACGCTCACGCTGATATCGCTGCGATGGGTTTGGTGTCTGATGTTCAGGAATATCTTGATGCTGAAGCGGATAAAATGGCAAAAAGGTGGTTAAACTCGTATCGAATCGACATCAAGAATTTATCTGATGAACGTCAAGAAGCGTACCGTCAGTTAAAGGAAATGAGTAAAGAGCCTGAAGACCTTGATCTTGTTAAGCCCCACTCATGGATGGAAGCGACCGCAGTAATGGAGGCTGATGAAACGGTCACTCCTTTGCCTACTTATAAGCAACATATGTTGTGTAATGACAAGGGCGAATTCCCTGCAGATATGAATGATTGGGAAAAGGAAGTGGTTGACACTGAAACCAAACGTTCTGATTTTAGAGCATGGTATCGCAACCCTTCTCGTCCTACTCAAGATTCGCTTGGCATTTCGCACATAGAAAGCTCTGAATACAAAATCATGCGACCTGACTTTATCTTCTTTTCTGAAAAGAATGACGGCGAGGTCGTGGCTGATATTGTAGACCCCCACGGCACTCATTTCAGTGATGCACTGCCGAAACTTCAAGGATTGGCACGTTACGCCGAAGAACATTCGAGGGTTTATCGCCGTATTGAATCCATCGCTAAAGTAAGAGACACTTTGCGTGTACTTGACCTTACTGATCCCGCTGTTCGAAAAGCGGTCAATGAGTCAGAAGATGCAAAAAGTCTTTTTGAAAGTGCCTTGGCAATAAATTATTGA